CCATGGATCCATCGACGATCGGGTTGACCGAGCAGGACATTGAGACGGTGGTGAAGAGCTACATTAAGGATAAACGCAATCGGGTGAATGGAAAGTTCCGGCTAGTTTCCTATCAGGTGCGTCGGTTGAGTGAGGATCCGATCGGTTACCTGGGTGATCACTATCTGTTGGATGTGAATTTGCGGGAAAAAATGGTCCACTACACaccggaagaggaagaacagTACGCCGAGGAAGAGTATATAAGCTTCTTCCTGAAGGTGCTGCCCGAGACCGTACCGAAGCTAGCGGATTATATCAAGGAAATGGGTTGCTTCCGTAAGGAGATCCTGCTGTACAAGCATCTCATCCCACGGCTCCAGGACGTGATGATTGGCACGCGCCAGTTCGTTCCGACCGCGTATTACACCAAGGACGAGCGTATGGTCGTGTTTGAGAATCTGCGCACCGATGGCTACAGCATTGTCGAGGGTACGACGAATTTACTCGATCTCGAGCATCTGAAGGTGGCACTGCAGGCGGTGGCCAAACTGCACGCCTCCTCGCTCATCCTGGAGGAACGCTCTGGTGCACCGATTCCGAAGCTCTTTGTCGGTTATCTCAACGAGAACGCCTACGTGGAGGATGAAGATCACGTGCGCAAGGTGAATCTAGATAACGCGATCCGCGTGATGTGCGAGATGATTAAGCGGATCGACTGCTACGCCGGTTCTGACCGCTTAGACGAGATACTGCGCAAGGTGCCGGATGTCGTGCGCAAGATTTACGATTTCTCCAAACCCTCAACCGTCTACCGGAATGTACTGAACCATGGCGATCTGTGGAGTAATAATGTGATGTTTAGATACGAGCTGATTCCGACGAGCGGAGACAATGGCAAGGACGGTATGTACACGTGTGGGCAATGGGGTGACGCTGGCGCCGGTAATAACGCTCTGATTATGGTTTTGCGTTCTAGGGCACCTTACTGAAGGTGAGCAAAAAGAGGGTGAACGAGAGGATCGGGAGGTAGTGACGGCTGCCTTCGAACGGCCTCATCGCCGGAAGCGTTCCTCTATCAAGCGACTGAACCCGAACGAGGTGCTTAACCTTGGCAACTGGTCAGCGCCGGCAGGAGCACGTCCATCGAGTTGCATACTGATCGACTTCCAAATTGCACGCTACGCCCCGCCAGCCTACGATGTGCTGTCCTTTCTGACGTCCACTACCACCCGTACCTTTCGGAAGCAGTACCTGGAGGAGTTGCTGGATGGGTATTACGAGGCTTTGCGCGTGGAGCTGGATTGGTTCCATCGGGATGTACGTGAAGTGTTCCCCGGTGGCTACGGTTCCTATCGAGAATCATGCGATCAGTATCAACTCGCTGGATTGATCGATAGCATCCTCTATCGGCATGTGACGATGCTTCCGGTTGAGTTGGTGGCACGGTGTCGAGAAGAGCACCGTCTACCCGGTACCGTTGCCAGCGATCCTCCTCCAGACCATgccgatgaagaggaagaaggcgACATTTGTCTCGAAGCGTGGACACAGTACCCAGACTATCGGATGCTTATGACGGACATGCTTTCCGCTTTGGTCGATCATTACATTCTAGGGCCACACTGAACACTACCGCGCGCCACATCACACACGCCAcagccagaaccagaaccactGCGAACCAATGCTAGATTCTCAATCTATCAagcctcttcctcttcccccatGCTTTCTACGGCCCAATGCGATTCCTAAGAGCCAGGATGATCTGCCTAAAAAGAGATTTGTTTGTGCACGCGGGCACACTCTACTtgcagttggtggtggcgatggctcATCGCGGGTTAGAGACGCGCGACTCGTAGACTTTCAGCTGGCCCGTTACGCACCGCCAGCGCTGGATGTATGGACACTGCTTATGCTCTGTACGGTGCGTGACTTTCGTCGCACGCACGCCCGGTCGCTGCTGGACTGGTACTATAAGTCCTTGAAGGAGCTGCTCACTAGCGCTGGTGGGCTGGAAATAGAGCGGGTCGTGCCACGGGCACAGTTCGATGCATCCTGTGCCGATTTCGAACTGGCCGGGCTCATCGAATCGTTACTCTTCAGCCATCTAACGCTGATTCCCAAACGGTTCGCCAAGGATATGCTGCAGTGCTCGGAGGCCTTCGATAGCTTTTTGCGCGGCAACGGCAAGGAGCGCGTGTGTCTGGAATCGTTCGAAACGGATACCACCTATCGTGAGCGGCTGTCCGAAATGCTGACCGAGCTTATCGAATCGTACTGCTTGGTGGACTAGTAGGAAGCCCAgtcctgaaaaaaaaacgggcaatTAAGGTGGACGGGacaataaaatattcatgcAACAGCATTATGTGTGGTGGAAAGAGATATTTTCCTCCTGATAATCGCGTCCAATCACGGATTCTACTCGCACTTACCGCTCACAGGGGCCAAGTATCCTTCGGAGCTTTCTAGTGTTACTCtagtggttggtttgtttgcgaTGGGATTCTCGAGTATTATCAGGGAGTATCTAATAAACTCTACCTTTCATGGGGTAAAGTTTATTGCCGACGATTCGTACCATGTCGCTGAGCGGTAAGTTAATTGGAACTTTTGAGCTTCCAAGTCTACTCGATGCATTCATTGTTCTGCCCAAAAACTTACGACGCACCCTCAAGTATATTCTGGATAGTGTGCGTGGTAGTGTCGTGGGTTGGTTCCGCCTTCCTTATCGATGCCTCACTGGAAGCCTTTCAAACGAGTGCCATTTCGTTCGTGGTGGAAACCAGCTACCGTGATTGGAACACCCGGTTCCCATCGATTGCCGTTTGTGAGATGAGAAACATGGAACGTATCCAGGCAATCGCGGATGAGTAAGTACCGCCGCAGTAAGGGTCGCTTCGAAACTGCCGCTAACGATGATGCCTTTCATGCGCGCAGACTCTGGGGTGAGGAGCACGATTTTGCGATGGAGGAGGTACTGAACGAGATCGGTTACTTTCGGGGCGAGTCCTATCACACGGTCAACGAGTGTACGGGCGAGGATATGGCACAGAACTGCTTCTCCGATAACTTCACCGCGTATGCCCAGCTCGTGCGCAGCTCGTGTGACGAGACGTTAGAAGATTGCTACTGGAACGATATACCGTTCGATTGCTGCCGGTACTTTCAACCGATAGAAACGGAGCTTGGGGTGTGCTACGCGGTCAATTCGTTGCAGACGAGCGCCAAGAGTCCGCTCCGTTTGGATATGATCTCGAACAAGCACACGGGCCCGGGAAAGTTGACCATTACGGTGCTAACCGAGGCTTACGTGTACACGATTGGGGAGGAAGAGGTACCGAACTTTATCACACCCAAGTCCGATGTACTGCTGGTGGACCACTACATCGCCTACCGGCGTCAGATTTCGATCAAGGACATCGAGAACGATCCGGAAGCGAAGCAAGTGAGCGTCGAGCAACGGAAATGCCGGTTCCCGGACGAGAATAATCTCGATGTGCATCGGTACTACAGCTACAGTGCCTGCTCGGTGCAGTGCCGGAAGGACAAGCAGCTGAAACTTTGCAACTGCACCAGCCATCTTATGCCGAACACGGGTTGCGTAGAAACGCTCTGCGGCGCTCTGCGATGGCCGCCATGCTTATGAtgattcatttccatttccagattCCTCACTCAAGTGCAACATGTCGGGGTTGATATGCTTGAATGAGCATTACGATGACCTTACCATCGTCGTACCGAAGTGGTCGGTCAGCCGAAAGGGTGTGGTCTGCGATTGTTTACCATCGTGCACCGAGGTGGACATCGGTATCGTGCACGATTCCCGTGAGAGCATCTTCGATACGGATCGCCGTTACTCCATTATCGAAATCAAACTGTCCGCCCTACCGACCGAACGGTACAAGCGAAACGTCGTGCGAGGACGATTGGATCTTGTCGGTAGGAGTCGGAACCATTGACCCCATGCCACGTGTCGCTTACATTGTGTTCTTTCCGCAGTGTCCGTCGGAGGTACAACGGGACTGTTTGTTGGTGCTAGTCTGCTTTCGTTCGTCGAGATCTTCTACTACTTCACCGTACGGCCATACGGGACGCGTGTTCTACGCAATAGAAGAGCTCAACTGGCGATACCCTAAGAGCGACACACTATCTTCACTGCTCGGGATCGGGAACTACtgagaatgaaacaaaatggcatCCCAAAACGTGCCGTACCGTTTGTGGGCTAATGAAATGGAACCAACAATCCGGGAACTCACTCACTATTGGATGCGCCCCACGGCAGTTGAGCATTATTGTAATTAAACATCGACATAGGGTGATTGTACTGTGTCCACCAAAGCAGCGATACGCCTGCCGGTCACGTGTGTGTCACGTGTGGTAGGCCACACGCGGGTTCTCGGCTCCCTCCGAGGcccatgataagaatagaagtCTCGCACACAACGCGCAGCGTTCCCAGCGTTGGTGTCTTATTGGGATGTTGTCTCCTAAAAATACTATATATCTTCAAAAAGCGGATGGTCCACGAACTCATGGCGTTAAGACGTAGCTAACAAACGTTGCACGTGTTCACTTATAGCACAGTACAGCACCGAACACACAATACAGAACGTGTTTTAGGGTGTAATTGGGCGGCCTTAGACTTAATCAAGCATCCTAATAAATAGCATCGATGGATGTAGCTCGTCTATTCTCTTCCTGCGGCTGGATTACCATTCTAAAACATCAATTTAGCGCAAATGATTGCCCCACTGTACGATTAAGACGATTCCAGTTCGAGTTTCGTGATAGATTCGGGAGTCCGGGAGTCAACAGATGTTGAGTTTTCCTTGTTAAACATCTGCTGCCGGCCCAACTGGCCTGGCcaaccggccggtcggccggctaGCGACAGCGTCCAGCGccttcgtcaccgtcgccgtcgctttTTGATCGCTAATTTAATGCAATGtgtacaaaacaaacgaaacgtgaGAATAGACTGGACGGGGTTTTAATGCACTTCCCTCCCAGGCGCGCTCGCGATAgtgcgccaacagcagcagcagcagcagcaggcccgtGTTAGCAGCCGGCATGCGGCCCGCTTGCAGCAGGGGTTCGAGGCGCAGATGGTCGGAACTCATCGACAAATCGACGGCTGTGCAGCAATCGGGCTTCAGGGGGTTCGAGGGGATTTACAGTAAAGGGATTTCTCACGAGAGAGCACATTGTGCCGCGTCCGCGGCACCGGAAGTCAAAACATGGATTACACGGCAAGGACATCGCCTGACTGGAACGATAATCATCGACATGAATTGTAACGGTGACGCGGAATTGGACACTTTGGGAAAAATAAAGGGAAGATACTGCGCGCTCATCCATGCTCATCGCCCTTACCTCATCGCGAGGATTGTGATTTATGCGAGTGAGAGGAGCGCTGGCAAAAGATCAATCACATACCCGCGCTATTAAAAGACCATCGAAGCGAACAGTGTTTTATAGACCATCGGGAATGGCAGACAACACACGGGAGTCAACAGTCTCCAGGGCCAGGACTATGGCAGGGACATTTTGTGTCATTATCGAAAGTAATAAAATGCCAGTCGCTGTAAATTTGCAGGGATTAAATGCTTTTTAAATTTGATTACACCGCCCAACTGCGCTTGCAGCGACAGATGGCGCCTGCTACGCACTCAGGCAGCGCCGgcggttgcttcgatggcgCACATTTGTTTGATAAAATGGCACGAAATACaaaaatttatacataaaaatattgaatttcCCAATTCTACTCCTCGGTACAGCGTAACGGAAGCAGcgctacagagagagagacagttgGGGAAACTCTTTAAACTTCCCGCCGAACAAACACACGGCCCAGAGGGGTGACTACGAATTTCCCCTCCGCTGCAGCTGGTTGTTGGTAAACGGGGCCTCACGGTTGGCCCCGCAGCGGCCTTCAGGCGGAAGAAGTTTCATTCTTCCGTCGCTTTCCTTGCAACCCCGAAACCCCaccgctaccagcagcagtagcggcaccGCGGCATGCGCATTGTCTAGCGCGCCGCGAGTCTTCAGTCGAGCATGGCCGAGTCGAGGAcaccctccttctcttccggcAAGTGTAATGAAGCCTTATGAATATAAAGCATGCAAAGGccctaccaccatcaccactaacCCCACCACCCTAGCACGCCAAAGCCGTgagaaagcgaacgaaagaaacgCCGATTCCCCTTCTTCGGTTTGGTGAAGGTGACGGTCGCAGCGCCGTGGTCGAGGGGTTTGCTGTACCCGTTGCCAAGGATACGGCCATCTACGTTGGGCCCCGCGTTGGGTGTAAAAAGATCACacacccaaccaaccggtcACCATCGTCTTTTGCTGCGCGCCGGATCGAAATGCAATCATCAGGAGTGCCTTAATTGCATCCTTGCATGGCCGTTCGCGTTTGATTGGCGTTTTGGTGTCctcgagagaacgagaaaaaagtGTAATAAGTGGCAAGGAAGCGCCCCCCGAGGAATGCTTGCAACCAGGTCTCGGTTGCCTCTTGTTTGCGCACGTGTcagccagctggctggctggccgggccgACGTTCGTCATATTTCCAATATCGagacgacgttgacgacgctggcgacgcTTGACCCTTGAGAGTGGTGTGCGGACGAACGGACgcccgacggacggacgtggACACACCAACCAGACGAGCCCGGGAGTTGCCACGTTGAACCAGGAAGCAAACAGACCAACTCTTTCGAACGGCAAACACGGTGACGCAACCACCTTCTCAccgcttcccccccccccccccccccccggtccgTCCACCGCGGTCGCGGTCCGGTCAAATCTCGAACGATTTTATTTGCTCAGGTGTTTTCAGGTGTTCAGGAACACTCTCGCAATGGCCCTCGCCGTACCAGTACCTACACGGAGTGTACTCGAGTGTAGAACTCATCCAAATTATGCTCCGTATGCCTCGTAGgtcgcccccgggggttttgataaaaaaaaaatactacgCAAGAAAATCTCCTCCTCCCACCGTGCGCGGCGATGCGGAGAAGATAATGGCCTTGTATCTTTAACACCGGGTGCGCCGTGCTCATAATCTCGGTAAACAATTGTCACGGCACAACCTACTTGTGATCGGAATTCGAAACAGATAACCTGGGTGCATCCAGGTGGCCCCCAGGCACTAGAGGTGGCGGGTACTAGTGGACTTAAAAACCGAACCGCCCCGGCCCCGGGCCGTTATCGGCACCGGCAATCGGTCTTCGgtgaaaacgaagaaaaccgGTGATTCGGAGTGTCAATTCCGCAATCAAGATCCCGCGGTCTTAAAAGgggctagagagagagagaggctagCTAGTATTAATTAGCTGTTCCCTGCGCCCTTTTCCCCGCATAAGACCGCAACACACCTTGCCATTCGTCGCGATAAGATAGACTGTCCTCTCTCGGCCGCTCTTGACGCGttccgtcaccgtcaccactacgtgtgcgtgtgtgtgtgtatgtcgcgGTGGTCGATTGCGGGCCGGATTGCGCGCAGATAAGACACGCGCGCTGGGCGGCCAGCGACCACTCGAGAGTACACTCGAACTCGTGCTCGTAGCAGCAAGTGGTCTGTCCTCGATCGACctccacgacgatgacggcggcgacgacgacgacgacggtcgatgGCGCGTgaagatggtggcggtggtggcgtaaCTATTGCCACCCCAGCCTGACACACCTGTTCAGCGTTTAAGCTTTTACAACCGGTGACCAATTTATGAGGCGCGTTGTTTCCGCGATAGACTGCGGCTTTTATCAACGGGCGTGCACTGGCGCAGGTACAAACTGAAGCCTCACCGCGAGCCACTAGGAAAAAGCATAAGAAAACACCAGCTGGCTGACAGGGCTGGCCGGCCAAGTACCCGCCCCGGTGCGCGATGCGTcatctctcacgctctctctgcTTAGTGCAAATGTACTtaccgtgcggtgcggtgcggtgccgcAAGCCGCCATAACGGCCATAAACGCACGCGCGccgcgctcgatcgctcgctcgctatcaTTGCCGTGCGGTGCCGTGGTGACGAACGCAATGTACCCGTGACGGAAAGGCCAAGTCATGTTCGCTCGCCCCGAAAACGGCTTTGGTGGAGTGCAAACTGGTCGTGATGATCGTGAGGCGGCTCcgactccttcttctccgggGCGGACAGTGCCGCAGGTGTCCGACCTCAAATCGGGAGAAGGGGCGAAATGAGTAAAAAATGAGTCCACTGATAAGACTACCGGGAACGGGGACGGACACGGGGCATACCGACCTACTCGATCCGACTTCGTTTGTGTGCTCCCATCCATCCGGTCATCCATCCGGTTCGGGGGCCAGTCGCGCGCGCTATCTgacgcagcagcataatggtgATTGAGCGACACATACGCGGAcaatctcgtcgtcgttgtcgtcgtcggaggaggaggaaccaatttatgcatttttcataTCTCTCCCATGCTGAACCGGGTGGCCGGTAAATTAACACATCAACAATGGCCGACCGGGGCTCAATTCCCGTGTGACGtcgaaatcgaaccgaaccaccgtaccatccgtccatccttgcttgcctgcttgcttgcttgcttgccacTTCTCCCATGGCCCGGTGTGGCAGCTGCACGGGAAAATTGTATTAGAAGAGGAGGGCTTTTAAGGGCAgatgggttgggttgggttggccACCGTTCCCGGCGGCTTCGGACGGATTCAATCCCGcgtaatcgtcgtcgtctcccaTGGTgatgtcgctcgctcgctcgcaccctCGTGCCATCTCCCTTTTGCATGCACACCCGGCCTACTGGCGGTTGAAGTatcgccgcagcagcagctcggtaaCTTTGGCAGATGCAACTAAGcgcgcgctggctggctggctggctggcgggctgacTCGCTGACTCGACAGTTGGCTCGATGATATCGAGCAAATATTGGACCAACTGTTCAATTTATCCTTCTCCATCGAATCGCGCCAGACGAACGTTAAACAAGATGTCACTAATTGCCTCTTCTGGGTAGGCCGGGCGCCAATCGCCGCGAATATCCCGTGTTGTTGCGACGACAGGTTGTGTCTAGCGGTGGTCGAGCGTTTTTTGTTCCGTCGAAATCTGTCCGACACTTTAGGGCGCGTCAGTGTCGGCGCTATTCTTTTCTCGATGCCCCTGCTATGTAGCGTCGAGGTTTGGGCAAGAAGTAGCAACATCTCTTCCGAGGCGAAGACACATACGCAAGACACTTATTTGGACTACTTTGATTAACTTGCTTCGGTTTGGGATTGATGCGCGAAGCCGGTGTTTGTTCGCCATCACTCAACACGTTGCCTATTTATGCGCTACAAAGTGATGCGCAGCGTTCAGCAGattaatgttgctgctgtttgctcgcATTGCTCGCACCGATAAACAGTAAACAAAGTGCCCTCCAGCCGCCAAACATTAATTTCCTGTTCCAAAGTTCCTGTTTGCTAAACTTCTGGGGGCATTTAAGTCTCGAGTGGTCCTGGGTGGTTCAAAATTAATTGAGAGAATTATTCAACGCGTTCGAcggcacacaccaacacacggcGCGCCGCTCGATCAAAACCCCCGTTTTTGGAAGATCGCGTCGTCCGGGCGTCAGTCACCATAGGGCGTAGGCATATTAcgtgtccgtcgtcgtcgccgcgccTGTCGCTTGCACCAAtcattgctgcagctgcatgtTCGCATGCTTCGCTTCTCGTTGACGATTTACCACCCCACCGCCCTTCCATGTGGTGCGTCCGCGATctgtccgacgacgacgacgaccggcgatCGGCAAgcctacgcgcgcgcgcgcgtgtgtgtgtgtgtgtgtgtgtgtgtgtgtgtgtgtgtgtgtgtgtgtgtgtgtgagtgtgtttcaCGCGTCCAACATCACACCACGGCACGTCAGCAGCCACACACAATAGGCACATCACTCAAGCACAAGGCACCAACAAACGGCAGCGCGGCGGCCAACAGTCGGACGTGTTTTTTATCGAACACGTGCACCAACTCTCtcgtctcccccccccctcctcctcctccacctcctcctttaGGCCCATCGAGGGTTCACGAGCCCCCCGACGGACtggcgggcggacggacgaGAGGTCCGGGATTTGATCGCGCACACAAAATGTGCACTTTCAGCATCATGAAATCCCGCGAGCGCGATCGTTGTTCGTGAATCGTGGCGTGCGGCGGCTGTTGGTGATGAGATCACACGCCTGGAGACTTCAAAATCGTACAATTTCGGATGTCGTTGACTTTCACACACTCCAGCAAATGTACACGGGGCCAAGAGTTGAATTGGatttttgttatatttatcatcatcatcatcattcatcatcatcatcatcgtaatcatcgtcttcttcttcttcatcgtcattcGTTCATTACATCGACATTTCTTGTACTACAAACAGTTTACAGTTTTTCATAATAATTTACTTCATTCTTCATCGCAATCGGTTGCGCTTCTGGCGCTGGCTTCCTCGAGCGCCACACTCGACACACTGCGTTGTCATTCCAGAACCAAAATTCCTATGATCATGTGGCACACAATGAGGAACGGAAATAAGGAAGTTGCAAAACTTGGGGATTTATGCTGGATTGGCCGGAATGGGGAGCATCCGGTtgtttgggggaggggaggttgaAAATATGGTATAAATGTGCACAACATAAGAACGCTAAgaccgggagtgtgtgtgtggacacacACTAACATTCTCGATccctttatctctctctctctcttgctcccttTCATCCTATCTCTCCCGGCCGCTGGTTTATCGGAGaacaagtagaagaagaagatgaagaataaATTCTTACAGTCTATATCCATATGAGTTACACTAAACGCGCATTACGGTGAGTAGTAGAGtaagcaaaaggaagaaaatcaaGAATTTCAGAGTCAGATGCAGACCACTTCCGGTCAACAGCTCGGCGATCGagctgtttctctctctccttcgtccttgataatgatgatttttttctttatataaAGTAATTATTTGCCGTTTTGTAATTATGCAAACCATATTCCTACTGATCACAGAACATtaaatggaattaaaattaaaagtttcttctcctcttcttccacctccttccttccttccttccttccttccttcccgtgTACGGCATCATGTTTCGTCTCCTGCCGGcctctacttcttctttctcttagCTCCCGCTCGCACTCGCGGATACCGAGCTGCCAATTGCTCCTgattctccttctgctgctctgggtctccccttttttctgtgtCACCCCGAAGAAGCTGAGATCATCCCAGAGCTCCAGAAGGGTGtcgcgggtggtggtggtctgtctctagtggtggtggtagttgcagtagtggtagtggtagtaaaagtagtagtagtagtagtagtagtagtagtcgtgttgtgttgtgtggcttTATTGCACCGCATTTAATAAGGGATCGACGTGCAcgctctccttcttcttcctcttctccttcgcaCACTCTGCGTTTCCGTCTCGACGCCCTATGGGACGACCCCCAggaggagcacacacacacacacacacacacacccagcatGATGAAACATATCACCCCCTTCGCTTCCTCGCGCTTCACTTTAACAGCTCCCCTAGCACGATGGCAGCATCTCTGTGTCGTTCATCTgtggagaaagagaagcaaagaGACGCGGTAAGTtagcgttggtgttggttggttcggaTGAAGCATTGAGAAGTATGCGCGCGCTCGAAGCCCCCACGCTGGCCCCCCTCTCCGGACCCCAGTGTAATCGAGCGATCTCATTGAACACCTGCATTGATTGACCACCgattcgaagcgaagcgaagaagcgaagcaaaagaaggaggGGAAAGAAATCAGAGTGGAAGGAagaccgtagcagcagcagcagcgtaacgGCCACTTTCTAGCTAGGCCGTCTTAAGTGGCGTAGCCAAGGGTTGAGGAGATGGGCGAACCGACATTGTGCGCGTCAACGCGCGTCTCTGATGCGGGATCTTTGTGGGAGTGTACCACCGTGGTGGAGGCGGACCACCGAATGGacgccaccacgccaccacaGCAGACTTTCTATTTCCCACAACATCCCTCCTCTCTCCCGACGCCAAGTGCGGAGCCAAgaaaatcatatttcattGTGACCTTTCCCTGTCACCcgccggggggggggtggggttcATCAATACTCCTtcttgcggtgcggttggtTGCGTGGCCattgcttcgtttgttttttgtttataaaacaGAACCAAAGTATTTGGGGGAGTTTAACAAAGGAACTGGGTCCTGTTAAGATCCAAGACAGCT
The sequence above is a segment of the Anopheles darlingi chromosome 2, idAnoDarlMG_H_01, whole genome shotgun sequence genome. Coding sequences within it:
- the LOC125959615 gene encoding sodium channel protein Nach, which encodes MGFSSIIREYLINSTFHGVKFIADDSYHVAERIFWIVCVVVSWVGSAFLIDASLEAFQTSAISFVVETSYRDWNTRFPSIAVCEMRNMERIQAIADELWGEEHDFAMEEVLNEIGYFRGESYHTVNECTGEDMAQNCFSDNFTAYAQLVRSSCDETLEDCYWNDIPFDCCRYFQPIETELGVCYAVNSLQTSAKSPLRLDMISNKHTGPGKLTITVLTEAYVYTIGEEEVPNFITPKSDVLLVDHYIAYRRQISIKDIENDPEAKQVSVEQRKCRFPDENNLDVHRYYSYSACSVQCRKDKQLKLCNCTSHLMPNTDSSLKCNMSGLICLNEHYDDLTIVVPKWSVSRKGVVCDCLPSCTEVDIGIVHDSRESIFDTDRRYSIIEIKLSALPTERYKRNVVRGRLDLVVSVGGTTGLFVGASLLSFVEIFYYFTVRPYGTRVLRNRRAQLAIP